Proteins from a genomic interval of Mangifera indica cultivar Alphonso unplaced genomic scaffold, CATAS_Mindica_2.1 Un_0091, whole genome shotgun sequence:
- the LOC123207668 gene encoding cinnamyl alcohol dehydrogenase 1, with protein MGHLENERTVVGWAARDPSGFLSPYSFTLRNTGPEDVFLKVLSCGICHSDLHQVKNDLGMSNYPMVPGHEVVGEVIEVGSAVTSFTVGDIVGVGVIVGCCRNCRPCNSDIEQYCNKKIWSYNDVYTDGKPTQGGFAESMVVDQKFIVKIPEGMAPEQAAPLLCAGVTVYSPLTHFGLKQSGLRGGILGLGGVGHMGVKIAKAMGHHVTVISSSDKKRSEALDHLGADQYLVSSDATQMQEANDSLDYIIDTVPVFHPLEPYLSLLKLDGKLILMGVINTPLQFVSPMVMLGRKTITGSFIGSMKETKEMLQFCQEKGLTSTIEVVKMDYVNTAIERLEKNDVRYRFVVDVAGSKLGQ; from the exons ATGGGCCACCTTGAAAATGAGAGAACTGTAGTGGGATGGGCTGCCAGAGATCCATCTGGGTTCTTATCTCCTTACTCTTTCACTCTCAG GAACACAGGCCCGGAAGATGTTTTTCTCAAGGTTCTTAGCTGTGGAATTTGCCATTCTGACCTTCATCAAGTCAAAAATGATCTCGGCATGTCTAATTACCCAATGGTTCCAGG ACATGAAGTTGTGGGAGAGGTGATTGAAGTGGGTTCAGCTGTCACCAGCTTCACTGTTGGCGATATAGTTGGCGTCGGAGTTATCGTCGGATGCTGCAGAAACTGCCGCCCCTGTAACTCAGACATCGAGCAATATTGCAACAAGAAAATCTGGTCTTACAATGATGTCTACACTGATGGCAAGCCCACCCAAGGCGGCTTTGCGGAGTCCATGGTCGTTGATCAGAA GTTTATAGTTAAAATCCCAGAAGGGATGGCACCAGAACAGGCTGCACCGCTTTTATGTGCAGGTGTGACAGTGTACAGCCCACTGACTCACTTTGGATTAAAACAAAGTGGACTAAGAGGAGGAATTTTGGGCCTTGGAGGAGTAGGACACATGGGGGTGAAGATAGCCAAGGCAATGGGACACCATGTCACTGTGATCAGCTCTTCTGATAAGAAAAGATCAGAGGCTTTGGATCATCTTGGAGCCGACCAGTACCTGGTCAGCTCGGATGCAACTCAAATGCAAGAAGCAAATGACTCActtgattatataattgataCTGTGCCTGTGTTTCACCCTCTTGAACCTTACCTTTCTTTGTTGAAGCTTGATGGGAAGTTGATCTTGATGGGTGTTATCAATACTCCCCTGCAGTTTGTCAGTCCCATGGTTATGCTTG GGAGAAAGACAATCACAGGGAGCTTCATTGGGAGCATGAAGGAAACAAAAGAAATGCTTCAATTTTGTCAAGAGAAAGGACTGACTTCAACAATCGAAGTAGTGAAGATGGATTATGTGAACACAGCAATAGAGAGACTGGAAAAGAACGATGTTAGATATCGATTTGTTGTGGATGTTGCAGGAAGCAAGCTTGGTCAATAG
- the LOC123207655 gene encoding RNA pseudouridine synthase 4, mitochondrial-like isoform X1 gives MVDPSLLCRFLVLRLQPCTVTCGAFRCSITAFQRYYTTNKDGSNNRGKWFTLPPFSSTINGSNLGKQLVGGPKVSTSEMMALKWVHQCCPQLPRSLIQKLFRLRQVRREFITIKSSENGGQLQESKLKRVAAKDSLKLGDRIFLPITIQEFPTEKQDCPCTDEELNYIRSLELYKDSAIIVVNKPPGMPVQGGIGIKRSLDELAATCLTYDYSELPRLVHRLDRDSSGILVMGRTHTSATVLHSVFREKTIGASKDDINNEKRILRRWYWALVIGSPRRSKGLISAPLGKVVLDNGKSDRITVVNNSQNMTSQHAITEYRVIDSSHGYTWLELSPLTGRKHQLRVHCAEVLGTPIVGDYKYGWQAHRKWKELHSSDLIKNSNEKVSKEKALPFGLDLENGSIFGKHPHLHLHCKEMILPNVSQAVQAMQSSSDYDLSELKTLKLVAPLPSHMQRSWDFMNS, from the exons ATGGTAGATCCGAGCCTCCTTTGCCGCTTCCTCGTCCTCCGATTGCAACCGTGCACCGTCACTTGCGGGGCCTTCAGATGTTCCATAACGGCCTTTCAGCGATACTACACTACAAATAAAGATGGTAGTAATAATAGAGGTAAATGGTTCACTTTGCCTCCTTTCAGTTCCACCATAAACGGCTCGAATTTGGGAAAGCAGCTGGTCGGCGGCCCAAAAGTCTCCACTTCTGAAATGATGGCGCTTAAATGGGTTCATCAGTGCTGTCCTCAGTTGCCTAGAAGTCTCATACAAAAGCTTTTTCGTTTGAGACAG GTTCGAAGAGAATTCATAACCATCAAAAGTTCAGAAAATGGTGGTCAATTACAAGAAAGTAAACTCAAAAGG GTGGCAGCCAAGGACTCATTGAAGTTGGGAGATCGAATCTTTCTCCCCATTACCATCCAGGAGTTTCCTACTGAGAAACAGGATTGCCCTTGCACTGACGAAGAATTGAATTATATTCGTAGCCTGGAGTTGTATAAG GATTCAGCCATTATTGTTGTCAACAAACCTCCTGGGATGCCTGTTCAG GGTGGCATTGGCATTAAAAGAAGTTTAGATGAGCTAGCAGCTACCTGTTTAACTTATGATTACTCAGAGCTGCCACGGCTG GTACATAGACTTGACAGAGATAGTAGTGGCATATTGGTGATGGGAAGGACGCATACAAGTGCAACAGTTTTGCATTCTGTATTCCGTGAGAAAACTATTGGTGCATCAAAAGAT GACATTAACAATGAAAAGAGAATCTTGCGAAGATGGTATTGGGCCCTTGTCATTGGATCTCCAAGACGCTCAAAGGGTTTAATATCAGCACCATTGGGAAAG GTTGTACTGGACAATGGAAAATCCGATCGAATCACAGTTGTTAACAACTCTCAAAATATGACATCACAGCATGCAATAACAGAGTACAGAGTGATTGATTCATCTCATG GTTACACATGGTTAGAGTTATCTCCTCTTACTGGTAGAAAGCATCAG CTCCGCGTACACTGTGCTGAGGTGCTGGGTACACCTATAGTTGGAGATTACAAATATGGTTGGCAAGCTCATCGGAAGTGGAAAGAGTTGCATTCATCTGATCTTATTAAGAACTCAAACGAGAAGGTTTCGAAAGAAAAAGCTCTTCCCTTTGGCCTTGATTTGGAGAATGGAAGCATCTTTGGAAAGCACCCTCACCTGCATCTTCACTGTAAGGAAATGATTTTACCCAATGTGTCTCAGGCTGTGCAAGCTATGCAATCATCTTCAGACTATGATCTTTCAGAATTGAAAACCCTGAAGTTGGTTGCACCTTTGCCTTCACACATGCAAAGAAGTTGGGATTTTATGAATTCTTGA
- the LOC123207655 gene encoding RNA pseudouridine synthase 4, mitochondrial-like isoform X2: MVDPSLLCRFLVLRLQPCTVTCGAFRCSITAFQRYYTTNKDGSNNRGKWFTLPPFSSTINGSNLGKQLVGGPKVSTSEMMALKWVHQCCPQLPRSLIQKLFRLRQVAAKDSLKLGDRIFLPITIQEFPTEKQDCPCTDEELNYIRSLELYKDSAIIVVNKPPGMPVQGGIGIKRSLDELAATCLTYDYSELPRLVHRLDRDSSGILVMGRTHTSATVLHSVFREKTIGASKDDINNEKRILRRWYWALVIGSPRRSKGLISAPLGKVVLDNGKSDRITVVNNSQNMTSQHAITEYRVIDSSHGYTWLELSPLTGRKHQLRVHCAEVLGTPIVGDYKYGWQAHRKWKELHSSDLIKNSNEKVSKEKALPFGLDLENGSIFGKHPHLHLHCKEMILPNVSQAVQAMQSSSDYDLSELKTLKLVAPLPSHMQRSWDFMNS; this comes from the exons ATGGTAGATCCGAGCCTCCTTTGCCGCTTCCTCGTCCTCCGATTGCAACCGTGCACCGTCACTTGCGGGGCCTTCAGATGTTCCATAACGGCCTTTCAGCGATACTACACTACAAATAAAGATGGTAGTAATAATAGAGGTAAATGGTTCACTTTGCCTCCTTTCAGTTCCACCATAAACGGCTCGAATTTGGGAAAGCAGCTGGTCGGCGGCCCAAAAGTCTCCACTTCTGAAATGATGGCGCTTAAATGGGTTCATCAGTGCTGTCCTCAGTTGCCTAGAAGTCTCATACAAAAGCTTTTTCGTTTGAGACAG GTGGCAGCCAAGGACTCATTGAAGTTGGGAGATCGAATCTTTCTCCCCATTACCATCCAGGAGTTTCCTACTGAGAAACAGGATTGCCCTTGCACTGACGAAGAATTGAATTATATTCGTAGCCTGGAGTTGTATAAG GATTCAGCCATTATTGTTGTCAACAAACCTCCTGGGATGCCTGTTCAG GGTGGCATTGGCATTAAAAGAAGTTTAGATGAGCTAGCAGCTACCTGTTTAACTTATGATTACTCAGAGCTGCCACGGCTG GTACATAGACTTGACAGAGATAGTAGTGGCATATTGGTGATGGGAAGGACGCATACAAGTGCAACAGTTTTGCATTCTGTATTCCGTGAGAAAACTATTGGTGCATCAAAAGAT GACATTAACAATGAAAAGAGAATCTTGCGAAGATGGTATTGGGCCCTTGTCATTGGATCTCCAAGACGCTCAAAGGGTTTAATATCAGCACCATTGGGAAAG GTTGTACTGGACAATGGAAAATCCGATCGAATCACAGTTGTTAACAACTCTCAAAATATGACATCACAGCATGCAATAACAGAGTACAGAGTGATTGATTCATCTCATG GTTACACATGGTTAGAGTTATCTCCTCTTACTGGTAGAAAGCATCAG CTCCGCGTACACTGTGCTGAGGTGCTGGGTACACCTATAGTTGGAGATTACAAATATGGTTGGCAAGCTCATCGGAAGTGGAAAGAGTTGCATTCATCTGATCTTATTAAGAACTCAAACGAGAAGGTTTCGAAAGAAAAAGCTCTTCCCTTTGGCCTTGATTTGGAGAATGGAAGCATCTTTGGAAAGCACCCTCACCTGCATCTTCACTGTAAGGAAATGATTTTACCCAATGTGTCTCAGGCTGTGCAAGCTATGCAATCATCTTCAGACTATGATCTTTCAGAATTGAAAACCCTGAAGTTGGTTGCACCTTTGCCTTCACACATGCAAAGAAGTTGGGATTTTATGAATTCTTGA
- the LOC123207654 gene encoding UDP-glycosyltransferase 84B2-like, with protein sequence MALTEDKQVIHHVLLVAFAAQGHINPLLRLGKRLVSKGLHVTLACTGNIQERLLKQVATTNTEDESNNSSNNSKSHSISGIQLLFFSDGFDLDYDRKADLDHYFNTLEKVGPVNLSNMIIEHYYNNHKKLSCIVINPFVPWAADVAVQHRVPCALLWIQPCSIFAIYYRFFNKLNSFPTSENPDLSVELPGLPVLSTEDLPSFVLPSNPFNSLLKMISGLYQNMKKHKWVLANSFLELEKDVIHSMSELCPIRPVGPLVPTSLLCEDEESDVGVELWKPEDACSEWLNKQSASSVIYVSFGSITVLSAKQMEAIATALKNSNHPFLWVAKQPEVPTSDGAGQLPNGFIEETKDQGFIASWCPQTKVLAHPAIVCFITHCGWNSLSETIAAGVPVITFPQWSDQPTNAKLVTDVFKIGLKLRRNSEGIVSTEEVETCIEEIINGPKSEEYKKNVMELKAAATKAVASGGSSDMNIQWLVDEISNGNSCESEGFHFSK encoded by the coding sequence ATGGCTCTAACGGAAGACAAACAAGTCATTCATCATGTGCTATTGGTGGCATTCGCAGCTCAAGGTCACATTAATCCATTGCTTAGACTTGGCAAACGCCTTGTCTCCAAAGGCCTCCATGTTACACTCGCCTGTACCGGAAACATCCAAGAACGCTTGCTTAAACAAGTTGCCACCACCAACACAGAGGACGAAAGCAACAACAGCAGCAACAACAGCAAGAGCCACTCTATTTCTGGGATCCAACTTCTGTTTTTCTCTGATGGGTTCGACTTAGACTATGACCGCAAAGCCGATTTAGATCACTACTTCAACACTCTAGAAAAAGTCGGTCCTGTTAACCTCTCAAACATGATTATAGAACACTACTATAATAACCACAAGAAGCTCTCTTGCATCGTTATCAATCCGTTTGTTCCTTGGGCGGCTGATGTTGCTGTTCAGCATAGAGTCCCTTGTGCCTTGCTCTGGATCCAACCATGTTCAATCTTTGCTATTTATTATCGTTTTTTCAACAAACTAAACTCGTTTCCCACCTCAGAGAACCCTGACTTGAGTGTTGAGTTACCAGGCTTACCAGTGTTGTCCACAGAAGACCTTCCTTCATTTGTTCTTCCTTCAAATCCATTCAATAGCCTCTTAAAAATGATCTCCGGTTTGTACCAAAACATGAAGAAGCACAAATGGGTACTGGCCAATTCATTTTTAGAGTTAGAGAAAGACGTCATTCACTCCATGTCCGAGCTTTGTCCAATACGACCCGTCGGTCCTCTGGTCCCTACTTCACTACTTTGTGAAGATGAAGAGTCCGATGTTGGCGTTGAACTCTGGAAACCTGAAGATGCTTGCTCAGAATGGCTAAACAAGCAATCAGCTTCTTCAGTTATTTATGTATCATTTGGTAGCATCACCGTCTTATCAGCAAAACAAATGGAGGCCATAGCAACAGCACTGAAGAATAGTAATCATCCATTCTTATGGGTTGCCAAGCAACCAGAAGTTCCTACATCTGACGGTGCTGGACAATTACCAAATGGGTTCATCGAAGAAACGAAAGACCAAGGCTTTATTGCATCCTGGTGTCCCCAAACAAAAGTTTTGGCCCATCCAGCAATTGTCTGTTTCATAACTCATTGCGGGTGGAATTCTTTGTCAGAAACAATAGCTGCAGGAGTGCCAGTCATTACATTTCCTCAATGGTCTGACCAACCAACAAATGCCAAGCTTGTTACTGATGTTTTCAAGATCGGTCTAAAGCTTAGGCGAAACAGTGAGGGTATTGTTAGCACTGAGGAAGTGGAAACATGCATTGAAGAAATCATTAATGGACCCAAATCAGAAG